Within the Catalinimonas niigatensis genome, the region CGTGACCAGACTTAAATAAGCAAATCCACTTCCAACAGGTATATATGTGATATCTGAGACATACAATTGATTGATAGCTGTGATCTCCAGTCCTTCAGTTAAATTCTTATATCGCTTATACCCATGATCTGAGTAGGTTGTGCGTGTACTTCTTTTCTTGAAAGAAATATGCATATCAGCTTTTCTGAGCACTTCGTGCAGTTTATCACGGCCCATCTTAATACCATGCTTTTTACGGTAGGATATGGTCATGTGGTGTAGTCTTCGTGTCCCGGTACCTGGTAGATCCTGGCGTATTTTCTTTACTTTCTCGATCATCAGATGATCTCTTATATCTTGCTGTTCTTTACGTTTTACTGCTTTATAGTAGGCATGTCTGGTGAGGCCAAACAGTCCGCAGAGTACCCTCAAGCCTTCAGAAGGGTATCTGAGCTTCATTTTTTGGACTGTCTGGCGCCACGCTTTTTTTCAATCTGAATGTTAAATTCTTCCTCAGCAATGTTAATCATAGTTTCATAAGCTTCACGCTTAAGCTTTTCATATTTGGCTTGTTGCTGAGATTCTTTGAGCTGGCTTTCAAGTAATTTGATCTTCTCTTTATCAGATAATTTCTTTCTGGCCATAGCAGTGGGATTTTGATAGGGTTGAACAAAATATCTATCATACCAACGCTGCCACTCATGGAGGAGTTTGAGGGAAATCTTGAATTTTTGACAGGCTTGATCTTCAGTGAGAAGTCCTACAGATACGAGTTGAACCGCTTTTTTCTTGGTTTTGAGAGGGAAATAAGGTTTTTTACGTTTCATCATCATTCTAATTAATTGTGATTAAATGATCTAAAAACCCCTCTGTAGACTATTTTTAGGACGATCCATAAAGTTATATAACTAATATTATGTTAAACAAAAATTTCGTTCTTTTAACAAAAGTTAATATGTTGCAGAAAAATTAGGTGAGATGCTTGATAAAATAGAAGATGCTATCCAAAGTGTTAAGGATGGAAAAATTATTATTGTCGTTGATGATGAGAATAGAGAAAATGAAGGAGATTTTATCTGCGCTGCAGAACATATTACTCCAGAAATTATCAATTTCATGGCAACCCATGGTAGAGGCTTGATTTGTGCTTCACTGACAGAAGACAGATGTAATGAGTTAGGTTTAGAATTAATGGTAGGCAAAAATACCTCGTACTTTGACACTCCATTTACTGTATCTGTGGATTTGATTAGCAACGATACGAGTACAGGTATTTCAGCAGCAGACAGGGCAAAAACAATCAGAGCATTGACTGATCCTAAAACGAAACCTGAACAATTGGGAAAACCTGGACATATTTTCCCTCTCAAAGCTAAAAAAGGTGGTGTACTGAGACGTACTGGACATACAGAAGCGGCCATTGACTTTCCTCGCTTAGCAGGATTAAAACCTGCGGGTGTACTGGTAGAAATTATGAATGAAGATGGAACTATGGCGCGCCTCCCTGACTTAAGAAAAGTTGCCGATAGGTTCAATCTCAGGCTTGTATCAATTAAAGATCTCATCGAGTATCGTTTAAACACGGAAAGTTTGATTCATGAGGAATTCATAAGTGATGTAGAAACTGCATATGGAAGATTCCAGCTTCATATTTTTAAACAAATAAATGCTGATGACATTCATCTAGCTCTAGTCAAAGGAAGCTGGCATGAAGATGAATCAGTTTTGGTGCGAGTGCATTCTGCAAATTATTTTGAAGATATCTTCGGTTCTAGCTCAGGTAACAGTTCTATACAGCAAGTGTTGAAAAAAATTAACGCGGCTGGAAAGGGGATTTTACTTTATATGAATCAGGAAAGTATGGGGGATGGCTTAATTCAGAAACTGAAGAAATATACTGACCCTGAAAATCAAATGGGCAGTAATTTAGACCAGCGCGATTTTGGTATCGGTGCTCAAATTTTGCGTCATCTGCATGCACGAAAATTACTTCTATTAACCAATCATCCTAAAAAAAGAGTAGGTTTACCTGGTTATGGACTTGAAATCATAGACAATGTTCCTATAGAGGAATAAAGGAGCACACTTTTCTTTTGACTTTTGTGTTAATATATTGAAACAAGAAAGTCCCAAAATATGAACATGAAGTTTAGCTATCTATTTGTACTGCTTGTCTTTTGGCTTACAAAAGACGCTTACGCTCAGTATTTCCCATCAGAAGTATGGCATGATGGAAAAATAACCTTACTATCAGGTGAGGATATTCAAGGAAAAATCAAATATAATTTTGAATCAGATCTTGTACAGGTTAACCTCAATAATACAATACAAACATATAGTGCCCGGAAAATACTTTATTTTGAGATTTACGATCAGGAAGTAGAAAGATACAGACAGTTTTATGCTTTACCTTTTAGTGTACGTCCTAATTATAAAGTACCGATGTTTTTTGAGGTTTTGTATGAAAATACTATGACACTCTTATGCCGTGAATCAGTTATTCAGGAAAGCATACCTCAATATGGTTACTATAGCTACTATGGTAATCGTTATACCTCTCGCTACCGCCTGGCATTTGATTATTATTTCTTAAACAAAGAAGGGCAGATAATTCCTTATTCTCAGAAAAAAGATGATTTGTATGCTATCTTAACGAAGAATAAAGACAGTTTAGAAAAGTATGTCAAAGAAAATCGTTTAAAGTATGATCGGCACCGGGATTTAGTGCGGATCACGGCCTATTATAACTCTCTATTAAATTCCTAAATTTTTCATGCAAAGACCCCTAATTCTGGTATCTAATGATGATGGAATCACCGCCACTGGCATCAAAGTTTTAGTGAATGTGATGAAAGAACTGGGTGAGGTGGTGGTTGTAGCGCCAGATAGTCCACAGTCGGGTATGGGTCATGCAATTACAATCGGAAATACCCTCAGACTTACTGAGACTGATATTTTCAAAGATGTCAGAGCTTATAAATGTTCAGGCACTCCAGCTGATTGTGTAAAGCTAGGTAAATTTCATGTTCTCAAAGATCGTAGACCGGATTTAGTGGTCAGTGGGATTAATCATGGGAGTAACACTTCTATAAGTGTGTTATATTCTGGTACCATGTCAGCAGCAGTAGAGGGAGCCATGGAAGGACTGCCAGCTATCGGGTACTCTTTGTGTGACTATGATACTGACGCTGATTTTTCTCATACTGAAGACTATGTAAAGAAAATCGCAATACAAGTGCTCGAGAGAGGAACTCCTAAGGGAATTGCATTAAATGTAAATTTTCCGCCCAAACAGCGTGAAAGCTTAAAAGGTATTAAAATTTGCCGTCAAGCCCATGCAAAATGGCAGGAAGAATTTGATCAAAGATATGACCCTAACGGAAGAAGGTACTTTTGGCTGGCAGGTAATTTTGTAAATTTTGACAAAGGAGAAGATAATGATGAATGGGCCATTGCAAATAATTATGTCTCTGTTGTTCCTTGTCAGTATGATTTAACCGCTCATCATGCCATAAGTACGCTGAATGAATGGGATTTTTAATCTTTATCATCAACAGCTTCAAAGAACAAATTGGCAGCTACTTCTTTTGATACATATACTTCACTTTCATTATTGATGGCAATTAATGAGGAGTGGTCAAAACTAAGGATATCCAAAACTTTCACGTGCGAACCTATTTCCAAATTCAATTTATCCAGATAACGTAAGAAACTTGCTTCACTTACCTTTACTGCTACCAGTTTTCCCTGCTGTCCGGTTTTCATATCAGAAAGTAACGTTCTTATTTTCTGCCGGTAGTTACCTTCAGCATCAGGAATTGGTTCTCCATGAGGATCAAACTTAGGGTGTCCTAAAAATATATCTAATCTTTCAACCAGAAGGGTAGATTGTATATGTTCAAGTTGCTCAGCCACATTATGAACTTCATCCCATCCAAAGCCTAGTGTTTCTACTAAAAATGTTTCCCACAGCCTATGCTTTCTAATAATCTTTAGCGCATGAGCTTTACCGATTTTTGAAACGTTTACTCCCTGATATTTTTCATAAATTACCAGATCTTTGTCCGCCAGCTTTCTAATCATATCAGTAGCAGATGCTGGTTTAGTTTCAAGCTTAGCAGCTAATGCATTAGTAGAAACATTCAACTTACCTCCTTCGGAAAGGTGATATATCGCTTTAAGATAATTTTCTTCTGCTAATGTATGCTGCATGAAAACGGGGTTAGCATATTGTTAGTAATTATTTTTAAATAGCTGACAATCAGTTTTTTATGGCAAAAACATCATCAACTGCTTGAATTAGTTTTGTTTCCTCCGTGTTCCAGTAAATATTGTCAGGGTTTCCATTTGGATAAAATTGACTGCTTTTCATTTGTTGTGCAACAAAATGTGAGTCAAAATTTTTGAAATCAATGTTAATAGAACACTTCCAGGGCTTGCAGTAGGATGTCCAGTAGGTATGGTCTTGTAATATAAAAGGTTTTTTATGAGCCATATATTCATATATCCGTGTTGGAAAACAATTTTTAATGCTTTCTACAGGCCTATGTGCTACTAATCCAAAGTCAGCTAACTTAATCAGCTTAATAATATCCATATGAGGAATGGGATCTTTATCTACATATGTAAGAAGGTGAAAATCTTCTTTTTCCAAATTTAGCAAGTAGCTTAGTAATTTAGTATTGGTAACGTGTCCTGCTAAAATTAGTAAAATATCTGGAAAGTCTTGGCGCAAGCTTTTTGCTAAATCAAGAGCTTCGTAAATACCATAGTTTTCGCTAATTGTTCCGGTAAAGATGAGCAATGGAGATGAATTTTTCGCTCTATCAATCACTTCTGAAGGCAAACTTAACTTTTTCACCTGAATTGCCTTATACTTGTTCAGTATATAAATATATGGTTTGCTAAAAAATTTCATTTCTTTAGCGTATTCAGTTTCTGCTAATATATTTAGCGAAATGTAGTTTTGGCTATTTTTTTCTATAAGCCTAATAGTCTTAGCAATGATTTTATTTACATATCCAGGCCTTCTGTTCGTTAAATAATTAAGCGCATAGTTCTCACTCACATCGTACATCAATTCTATTTTATTATTGAGTAACTTATAAAATATCGAGACAGGAAGAAGCTCGAAGGTGGTGACAATTACTAAAGATGGATTTATTTTAAATAAATATTTTCCAAATAAAAAAGAGGCAAAAAAACGTTTCCAGCTGTTGTTTTCAAAACTGAAAATGGGATAAAAAATAATATCTCTCTGTTTAGGTGGATTTTTTGACACAAAACCTATGATATTTACTGCATATCTGTTTGTTTGCTGCAATGAAAGCCCAAACTTTTCGTACATTCTCGTATCATCAACTGGTTTGAGCACTGAAGCAATCACTGTTTTAATTTTATTACCCATAATAACTAGTAAAAAATCCGCATGGAACTCCGAAATTTGATTGAAAAAGCATGGGACAATCGTCAGATGCTGCAAGACAAAGATGTAAAAATCGCCATTAAATCAATTATAGATGAATTGGATAGTGGTACCAAACGTGTTGCCGAACCGATTGATAACGAATGGGTAGTTCATGAATGGATCAAAAAAGCGGTAATTTTATATTTTCCTATTCAAAAAATGCAGTTGGTTGAAATTGGCCCTTTTGAATTTCATGATAAAATGAAACTTAAAACTGGCTATGACAAAATGGGAGTAAGGGTAGTGCCTCATGCTGTCGCCCGTTATGGTGCTTATTTAAGTAAGGGAGTGGTTATGATGCCATCATATGTCAATATTGGAGCATATGTAGACGAAGGAACAATGGTGGATACCTGGGCTACTGTAGGAAGTTGCGCCCAGATAGGCAAAAATGTCCATTTAAGTGGTGGGGTTGGCATAGGTGGAGTTC harbors:
- a CDS encoding DUF1153 domain-containing protein — translated: MKRKKPYFPLKTKKKAVQLVSVGLLTEDQACQKFKISLKLLHEWQRWYDRYFVQPYQNPTAMARKKLSDKEKIKLLESQLKESQQQAKYEKLKREAYETMINIAEEEFNIQIEKKRGARQSKK
- the ribB gene encoding 3,4-dihydroxy-2-butanone-4-phosphate synthase, which gives rise to MLDKIEDAIQSVKDGKIIIVVDDENRENEGDFICAAEHITPEIINFMATHGRGLICASLTEDRCNELGLELMVGKNTSYFDTPFTVSVDLISNDTSTGISAADRAKTIRALTDPKTKPEQLGKPGHIFPLKAKKGGVLRRTGHTEAAIDFPRLAGLKPAGVLVEIMNEDGTMARLPDLRKVADRFNLRLVSIKDLIEYRLNTESLIHEEFISDVETAYGRFQLHIFKQINADDIHLALVKGSWHEDESVLVRVHSANYFEDIFGSSSGNSSIQQVLKKINAAGKGILLYMNQESMGDGLIQKLKKYTDPENQMGSNLDQRDFGIGAQILRHLHARKLLLLTNHPKKRVGLPGYGLEIIDNVPIEE
- the surE gene encoding 5'/3'-nucleotidase SurE produces the protein MQRPLILVSNDDGITATGIKVLVNVMKELGEVVVVAPDSPQSGMGHAITIGNTLRLTETDIFKDVRAYKCSGTPADCVKLGKFHVLKDRRPDLVVSGINHGSNTSISVLYSGTMSAAVEGAMEGLPAIGYSLCDYDTDADFSHTEDYVKKIAIQVLERGTPKGIALNVNFPPKQRESLKGIKICRQAHAKWQEEFDQRYDPNGRRYFWLAGNFVNFDKGEDNDEWAIANNYVSVVPCQYDLTAHHAISTLNEWDF
- a CDS encoding metal-dependent transcriptional regulator; this translates as MQHTLAEENYLKAIYHLSEGGKLNVSTNALAAKLETKPASATDMIRKLADKDLVIYEKYQGVNVSKIGKAHALKIIRKHRLWETFLVETLGFGWDEVHNVAEQLEHIQSTLLVERLDIFLGHPKFDPHGEPIPDAEGNYRQKIRTLLSDMKTGQQGKLVAVKVSEASFLRYLDKLNLEIGSHVKVLDILSFDHSSLIAINNESEVYVSKEVAANLFFEAVDDKD
- a CDS encoding glycosyltransferase, with amino-acid sequence MGNKIKTVIASVLKPVDDTRMYEKFGLSLQQTNRYAVNIIGFVSKNPPKQRDIIFYPIFSFENNSWKRFFASFLFGKYLFKINPSLVIVTTFELLPVSIFYKLLNNKIELMYDVSENYALNYLTNRRPGYVNKIIAKTIRLIEKNSQNYISLNILAETEYAKEMKFFSKPYIYILNKYKAIQVKKLSLPSEVIDRAKNSSPLLIFTGTISENYGIYEALDLAKSLRQDFPDILLILAGHVTNTKLLSYLLNLEKEDFHLLTYVDKDPIPHMDIIKLIKLADFGLVAHRPVESIKNCFPTRIYEYMAHKKPFILQDHTYWTSYCKPWKCSINIDFKNFDSHFVAQQMKSSQFYPNGNPDNIYWNTEETKLIQAVDDVFAIKN
- a CDS encoding 2,3,4,5-tetrahydropyridine-2,6-dicarboxylate N-succinyltransferase, translating into MELRNLIEKAWDNRQMLQDKDVKIAIKSIIDELDSGTKRVAEPIDNEWVVHEWIKKAVILYFPIQKMQLVEIGPFEFHDKMKLKTGYDKMGVRVVPHAVARYGAYLSKGVVMMPSYVNIGAYVDEGTMVDTWATVGSCAQIGKNVHLSGGVGIGGVLEPLQAKPVIVEDNAFIGSRCILVEGVHIEKEAVLGANVTLTASSKIIDVTGSEPKIFTGRVPSRSVVIPGTYTKKFPAGEYQVPCALIIGQRKPSTDLKTSLNEALRENNVAV